A genomic window from Treponema maltophilum ATCC 51939 includes:
- a CDS encoding flagellar hook-associated protein 3 has product MMRRVSTALANNDVQYNLRIQESKANKMNNQMGSQRRIQELRDDPLAAGHLVRYQSYLERVKRFEQNAKTLTDQYSVSEGYIRHSLEVMHRVRELAVTGANGVYTKDDLKNMASEVDELLKELVTSANAVGPDGNTLFAGTRTKNTAFEIEFGPVPGSGDALITQVRYNGSVQHNDIEVDERAYMNLNRTGNSIFWAERQTLFAERDATSYQLSADSVINIDGTDIKLKAGDNVYSIISKINNAGVAVKAQLDPVTNGLNLHTTDSRQLWLQDKKGSTLFDLGLIRDASQRPPYNLSPAAQITGGSLFDTVIAFRDALLRGDQESIGGKVLGGLDSGVGNLTRRIAETGAQYERAQVAVSRSQTNNLNTNAMIAREGDLDITKGITDMKMLDYVKQATLSTAGKLYNSTLLNYIK; this is encoded by the coding sequence ATGATGAGAAGAGTAAGTACGGCTTTAGCGAACAATGACGTTCAATATAATTTGCGCATTCAGGAATCGAAGGCGAATAAAATGAACAACCAAATGGGCAGTCAGCGCCGCATTCAGGAACTGCGCGACGACCCTTTGGCGGCAGGCCACCTCGTCCGCTATCAATCCTATCTTGAGCGCGTCAAACGCTTCGAACAAAACGCAAAAACGCTTACCGACCAATATTCCGTTTCGGAAGGCTATATACGGCATTCGCTCGAAGTTATGCACCGCGTGCGCGAACTTGCCGTTACCGGCGCAAACGGCGTGTACACAAAAGACGATCTTAAAAATATGGCGTCCGAAGTTGACGAACTTTTAAAAGAATTGGTAACATCGGCAAACGCCGTCGGTCCCGACGGGAACACGCTCTTTGCCGGTACGCGCACAAAAAATACCGCCTTTGAAATCGAATTCGGGCCGGTGCCCGGTTCCGGCGATGCGCTCATTACGCAGGTACGCTACAACGGTTCGGTTCAGCACAACGATATTGAAGTCGACGAGCGCGCGTATATGAATTTGAACCGCACGGGCAACAGCATTTTTTGGGCGGAACGGCAAACGCTTTTTGCCGAACGGGATGCGACTTCTTATCAACTGAGTGCCGACAGCGTTATCAACATCGACGGCACGGATATAAAACTGAAAGCCGGCGACAATGTGTATTCGATTATTTCAAAAATAAACAATGCGGGCGTCGCCGTAAAAGCGCAGCTTGATCCGGTAACCAACGGTTTGAACCTGCATACGACCGATTCGCGCCAATTGTGGCTTCAGGATAAAAAAGGCAGCACGCTGTTCGATTTAGGTCTGATACGGGACGCAAGTCAAAGACCGCCGTACAATTTGAGCCCCGCCGCGCAGATAACCGGCGGTTCTTTGTTCGATACCGTTATTGCGTTCCGCGATGCGCTTTTGCGCGGCGATCAGGAATCGATAGGCGGAAAAGTGCTCGGCGGTTTGGACAGCGGCGTGGGAAACTTAACCCGGCGCATAGCGGAAACCGGCGCTCAATACGAACGGGCGCAAGTTGCCGTTTCGCGCTCTCAAACGAATAATTTGAATACCAATGCGATGATTGCGCGCGAAGGCGATTTGGACATTACAAAGGGAATTACCGACATGAAAATGCTCGATTACGTAAAGCAGGCGACGCTGAGCACTGCCGGCAAATTGTACAACAGCACTCTGCTCAATTATATAAAATAG
- the fliW gene encoding flagellar assembly protein FliW has translation MDSEVNTNEILSDGNKSVLHFPRGLYGFENHTDFILSESEYKPFMWLQSASEKSLSFLTVDPFLFFPDYELDVDDESIKDIGVKDASDVLVISIVTLSSKDNYTHITANLQGPLIINKNNKKGMQIVLPDPRWSTKHDLLQKNDSRSRTC, from the coding sequence ATGGACAGCGAAGTCAATACGAACGAAATCCTTTCCGACGGAAATAAAAGCGTTTTGCATTTTCCGCGCGGTTTGTACGGTTTTGAAAACCACACCGATTTTATTCTCTCCGAATCGGAATACAAACCTTTTATGTGGCTGCAATCGGCAAGCGAAAAGTCCCTGTCGTTTTTAACGGTGGATCCTTTTTTATTTTTTCCCGATTACGAACTCGATGTGGACGACGAAAGCATAAAGGATATCGGCGTAAAAGACGCTTCGGACGTATTGGTTATTTCGATTGTAACCTTGTCGTCAAAAGACAATTATACGCATATTACGGCAAATTTGCAGGGACCGCTTATAATCAATAAAAACAATAAAAAAGGAATGCAAATCGTTTTGCCGGATCCGCGGTGGTCTACCAAGCACGATTTACTGCAAAAAAACGATTCGCGGAGCCGCACATGCTGA
- the csrA gene encoding carbon storage regulator CsrA, producing the protein MLILSRKINEKIKIGNDITLTIIEVRGDQVKIGVEAPKHVKVFREEVFQAIQEENKAAAASALSAHDDLSVLSGLLGK; encoded by the coding sequence ATGCTGATACTGTCGCGGAAAATAAACGAAAAAATAAAAATCGGCAACGACATTACACTGACGATTATTGAAGTACGCGGCGATCAGGTAAAGATCGGCGTCGAAGCGCCCAAGCACGTAAAAGTTTTTCGGGAAGAAGTGTTCCAAGCCATACAGGAAGAAAACAAAGCCGCGGCCGCAAGCGCACTTTCCGCTCACGACGATTTAAGCGTTTTGTCCGGTCTTTTGGGCAAGTGA
- the tsaB gene encoding tRNA (adenosine(37)-N6)-threonylcarbamoyltransferase complex dimerization subunit type 1 TsaB: MKALAVDSSVPAISFAACCADKTALLTLDIGMHQSEKILEGIQCVLSQCGLHGDELDFTALCSGPGTFTGLRLAFSALKALSLAHGIPVYAVPTLEVIAYPYRQWPGALIPAVDAKKQSFYAAVYRQGVLNAGPFDADVAAILDSVDPEEKLLIAGNDADCFADLVRSARPQQSVCTFSPITDESGIAGANSGGFTALTLLELAGKKFRAKEKPLEDYDGPVYIRKSEAELSLAQKTGQNA, translated from the coding sequence ATGAAAGCTCTTGCCGTGGACAGCAGCGTTCCCGCGATAAGTTTTGCCGCATGCTGCGCCGATAAAACCGCTCTTTTAACGCTCGATATAGGCATGCACCAGTCCGAAAAGATTTTGGAAGGTATACAATGCGTTTTAAGCCAATGCGGTTTACACGGCGACGAATTGGATTTTACGGCATTGTGCTCGGGTCCGGGAACCTTCACCGGGCTGAGGCTTGCCTTTTCCGCTTTAAAAGCGCTCAGCCTTGCGCACGGCATTCCGGTTTACGCCGTACCCACATTGGAAGTAATCGCATACCCGTACCGCCAATGGCCGGGAGCCCTTATACCCGCCGTCGATGCGAAAAAGCAAAGCTTTTACGCGGCGGTATACCGCCAAGGCGTTTTGAACGCCGGCCCCTTCGACGCCGATGTTGCAGCGATTCTTGATTCGGTAGACCCGGAAGAAAAACTGCTTATAGCCGGAAACGACGCCGATTGTTTTGCAGACCTTGTCCGCTCGGCGCGGCCGCAGCAAAGCGTGTGTACGTTTTCTCCGATAACGGACGAAAGCGGCATAGCCGGCGCAAATTCGGGCGGTTTTACCGCGCTTACGCTGCTTGAACTTGCCGGAAAAAAATTCCGCGCAAAAGAAAAACCGCTTGAAGACTACGACGGCCCCGTGTACATCCGCAAAAGCGAAGCGGAACTGTCACTTGCCCAAAAGACCGGACAAAACGCTTAA
- the tsaE gene encoding tRNA (adenosine(37)-N6)-threonylcarbamoyltransferase complex ATPase subunit type 1 TsaE, which produces MLTLYTNSTEQTIGLGEKIGSFLHKGDVIALQGTLAAGKTTITKGIARSLGITEEITSPTFTLISVYEGKVPLYHMDVYRLEGGEDFSDLGPEEMLYGDGVCVIEWSEKVMSELPKKTIIIKLAAEGEKRTVTVENWPYGDLYI; this is translated from the coding sequence CTGTTAACCTTATATACAAACTCGACCGAACAGACAATCGGTTTGGGCGAAAAAATCGGCTCGTTTTTGCACAAGGGCGACGTTATCGCCCTGCAGGGAACGCTGGCCGCCGGCAAAACGACCATCACCAAGGGCATCGCCCGTTCGCTCGGCATAACCGAAGAAATTACAAGCCCGACTTTTACGCTTATCAGCGTCTACGAGGGTAAAGTTCCACTGTATCACATGGACGTGTACCGCCTCGAAGGCGGCGAAGATTTTTCCGATTTGGGGCCGGAAGAAATGCTGTACGGCGACGGCGTATGCGTTATAGAATGGAGCGAAAAAGTTATGAGCGAACTGCCGAAAAAAACGATCATCATAAAACTTGCGGCCGAAGGCGAAAAGCGTACCGTTACCGTTGAAAACTGGCCGTACGGAGATTTGTACATATGA